The Musa acuminata AAA Group cultivar baxijiao chromosome BXJ3-6, Cavendish_Baxijiao_AAA, whole genome shotgun sequence region TCGATTATGATCGAATTTTGACTGTTCCAACCATTACGGACCTCGTATCAAGTAAAAAAGaatcatttaatataaatatCTGGTTTAAGATGGTCTACATATCTTCTATCAGACTGACATGTATCATCTCATATGATATCTCTTGAGTCTATAGGTGGTTTAGGATCCTCTATATGACGCTGTCGTAGATCAATATGGTTATTATAAGGGATCAAATGCATGAAACTGTTCTCACTGCATTTGATACCGGTAAAGAGTGCGTTGTTATGCAATAACGCGGTAGCAGTCATGGTCTCATCGACATCATCGTTGACAAACCGTGTGGTAGGAGACTGTTGAAGCAAAAATGATTGCGGGTATGACCTTTTGGGATTTGGTACATAATAGCTATGGCGGTTGTCATTGTGTTCGTGTTGTTTGTGTATAATAATACATTTTCTTCGAGAAAATTGACCAACTATTACCATGAAATCGTTGGCCACGAAATCCATGTTGGTAAGAAGGCCATGAACATGTAGAACTAATGATGGGCTCAACATCATATAGGGCTCTGTCTCGTCTCCTAATAGTCATCCActgttttccctttttttatcCTTGCAGCTTTAAACAAATTGCGTGGTCATACATGCGCTATGATCCACGTTATTCCTTGGTCTATGCTTCACTTGTTCGTGTCTGCATGGAGAGAACATGAGATTTTTCCTCGTGGCCACCGTAATCGATATAGATAATACTGTCATCTCTATAAACCTCATAACGTGTAGATTTTAAAGGTGTTGGTTCACCGAGTGGATTTGTTGCTCTGCTTTTCTATGCTCTGCTTTGGACCACGGAGAATTGATTGCTTGGAACTTTCTGTCGGCTGTcacgaagtatatatatatatatatatatatatatatatattcaggcaATAAATATGTAAAAGCACCAATATTATTTGTCGAGCAATTTTGTATTGATGGTAAAAGATATATATGTTACATAGCAACTCACAGCCACAGAGCTAGCTAGCTAGCCTGTGTCATGCATGCTGCTTTCTGCTTTGTCTTCTTTATCATCTGTGGCTCAACCATGGGATCAAGTGCCAAGCTAGTGCTTATCCTGCGACTTAGATGACACAAAGCTGACCTAAAGCTCCGAGAGGAGATGAGCCAAGCTTGGGCGTGGATGACACGTCGCTTCAAGAGCGACAGCTTTGGGCAGTGAGAGGCCCGACCCTTCGGCCATGTCCACCTCATTGTCGCCGACTCTGCCCCACTCGAAGCACTGGATCAACGTTCCCAGCACCAGCCCCACCATTCTCGCCGCCAGCCCTTCCCCGGGACACTTCCTCCTCCCCATGCCGAACGGCGCCATCCACTTCCCTTCTCCCTTCCCACCCTCGAACCTCTCCGGCATGAACCTCGCCGGTTCGTCCCACGTCTTGGGGTCCCGGTGCATGGCATAGGCGTTCACCAACAGGATCGTGCCCCGCGGGACGTGGAAGCCGCCGACGACGCACTCGTCGGACGACTCGTGCGGTACCAGGAGAGGGCCTGCCGGGTACATCCGGAGCGTCTCGGCGACGACGCAGTGGAGGTAGGGAAGGCTAGGCAGGTCGGACTCGTCGAGCAAGCGCCCGTTGCCAACGCGTGCGTCAATCTCGGCTCGCGTTTTGTCCATTGCATTTGGATGGTTTAGCCGAAGCGACATCGCCCATTCGATTGTATTGGCCGTCGCATCCGTTCCAGCTGATAATAAGCTCTTCGGAGAACATTGAAACGGTAAGAATCAGCATCCCACGATCATCAAATAGACAAAGCAGAAGCTCAGATTTAGAAGAACCCACTGCAATAAGTGATTTGATGATCTGATCTGAATAGTTCTCAGGATCCGTCTTCTGCAACGAGAGGAGATCACTCATCGTCGTCTTCTCCTCTTTAGCCTCAGTGGTTGGACTCTCCTCGCTGCCCCTGGTCCTGAGCTCATCGATTAGTTGCTGCAGGAACTCGTCCCTGACCCTGTGCAGTCTCCTCAACTTTCGCCTGACTCCACCGTAATCGACCCACCAAAGCAGCGGAATGAAGTCACCGACGTTGGACGCGCCGATCAACGCTAATATTTCCTCCACCGTGACCATAAACCTCTTCGACTCTTCCGACACCACTCCCTCCTCCCCGGAGTACCTCTTCCCCGCGATCGTCCGCATCAGGACGTTCATCGCAAGCTTGAACAACCTCGACTTGAGCTCCACCTTGGCCAACCCATCGGCCGGGGCGTCGCACGCCCGAAGCAGTTCCCGGGCCATGGAGCGCACCTCGTGGGCGCGAGCGTCGGACGAGGACCGGAGGCGGTGTGAGGAGAGAACCTCGACGGTGGCGATGCGGCGGAGGTTACGCCAGTAGGGGCCATAGCTGGCGAAGACGAGGGTGTCGTTGTTTTTGTACGAAAGGTACTTCCTGGAGGGGAGGCTGGGGCGGTTGGCGAAGGTGATGTCGTGGGTGGTGAAGCACTCGTCGGCAGCGGCTGGGGAGGCGACGACGAGGACGGGACGTGCGCCGAAGCGGAGGAGCAGTACAGGGCCGTGCAGGGCGGTGAGGCGGGCAAGGCAGCGGTGCAGGGGCTTCCTGCAGAGATGCAGGTGGCCTATGAAGGGGAGGGAAGGAGGGCTTGGCGGTAAATTCCTcttgttgttcttcttcttcgtggAGAAAAGGAAATGGAGCAAGAGGATTAGCACaaggaagagggtgaaggagaaagGTGCTTCCATGGTAGGCAACGGTATGTGTGTGGGGCGGGACGGAAGGGATAAAGGTTCTGTTAACGCGGCTGGCAAGCACAGGACTAATTAGACCTTAGTTAGACCATCGTAGTATTTCAGTCCTtggattcaatatatatatatatatatatatatatatatatatatatatatatatatatatataagattaattataTTTACTTCAATAACTTGACTTTATTGACGAGatattcaaaaatatatataatgataaaaatgatCATTTTAGACATTATCGATTTGAAGATCAAACTTAATGGAGAGCTAACCTATGAAATGGTAGGCataagggccaccatcgactcaataaaAATTGAGGAGCAAATTAACTTGGTGAAGTGCTCAAGCTGCATGAAAGAAGTCGACATAGACGAAACTTAGAGTAGAAGAACAAAGCTTTCCTTGAATataggtcaaggacataaactttTGCAAAGGCAAAAGCAAGATCATATTATTTTATGTGTCCCTTATTTTGATGGAgcaaactcatcttgcatggtaccaACGATGATcgaagcttcgaggcacatgcacatTATCTTGGTAAAAAATTTGATGAAGGAACAAAGATTACTCAACTTGCATAGATGAAGCTGGATTTAGAATATATTAGCACGAGACAAGAGGACATGGAGAtatgtactcttgaagaatatgctataGTGCTACTATTCGATTTGCCATGAAAGAAGCGGtacacagcggagattgtgctggtaggctaGAGGCCTAAGATTTAAATATTGGTGCACTAATTTTATCAAAGTCGGTGGATTTTGAGAGctgctaggcgacggactatcttaGAGttatgcttcatctaggtgtgacctgaGAGCAGGTGGACAAAGGTTGATTGTCAAATAAGTGAGCATAATTGGATGTGGTAGAGGCCCTGCGATATGTTGGTAGATGTCACTCATGGAGAGATCGTAGTCCAAGTTCATCCTATAGTGatcataatgtaatgaaaatattacggAGGTGACATGGTACAGTGCATTGTGGTGGAACAATTTGAGTCAATATGATACACACGGGACAAGGCTCACAAGGGACTAGGTCATATAATAGTATGATCAGGAgtaattggaagctccacttcgatgaacaatctAATGGTAAGAAGGGCAATGGATTCAAGTGGTGAATGTcatagtaccgcagaggcaggtcttccatgcatgcatcaaatattgcatcggatgaaaaccttagtCATTAGCATATGGAGGCTATGTATCACCGAGGGGGAACTTCGAGTGTAAGTACTTGTGAGTCCCATGGGGGGACTtaatcatacaaaggtatgatcggaGCGGTTAGAGAGTtaaactgctctagagctcatacttAAGAGAGTCCAATAAGTCAAAGaataaggccgagtaagcgaacgttgctacaagGAAATTAAGGAAAATAAAATTGACACGAGCCCTACAACATGATATCGTAGACCATGCATAGGAAttacagtttgtctttccatcgatcaagGGGAATTGCTTAGAGAATATAGAGGTGTTGAGGTAGGTGGTCAAAAGGGGATGAGGAAACTACGACaaatctagagggacttagctacccaaaaccaagagttCGTTAGAGTAGAGGTAGATTCGAAGGAGTGTCAAAATGTCGCAGAGGTAATGGATAGTGGTGCCATGGGCATAACAACGACATGGTACCATAGAGATGAGACTTTTgtggagtcatcgatcccttactctcattgaGGGAGAgtgttggtcatgaaaggggctgaggaggtggagaatacaaagacaaactccaagtaccgagacaaggctgaagggtagaggccaagaaactttatAAGATTGGTGTCAATGAGCTTTGCATCAAGATAGTCAAAAGTGGAGGACTTCGAATCGATGCAAGAGTGCTTgactaaggaacgaagtaggcagtacgcagtACTGTTCCTTAATTACTCAAAGGAGTAAGTGACAAAGATGATAGAGAAAATGATATATTCTTAaaagcgaccaaaactattagagagttGTCCTAAATTAGGGTGAGAACTTCTTGTATTCTAGAAGTTTAATGAcaatgagaaggtgaatcataataactaactcaatgcaatgagtgcaaacacttcgagtgcttcaaaaTTATGAGCAAAGAGTAAGCAAATgttagtaaccaactcgatgcatggagtacaacccttgaggagacgGGCGAAGtcgagtaacctttgtcttctcaactcttaaaagaataggcgaaatcgagtaccccaattctcttatttatctagtAAAGGAGCTCTACACAGGTTTTTCGAAAAAacttaatggaagacaatagttgtcaaatcttcaCCAATGGTGATTGGTACTACCGGGAGTATACTAttcacttcatttcccaatagaatgtcgATCGAAAGCGAAAAtgatacgaacctacttggaagcgaCAATTAAGTGGAAGAAGATGATGGATAAGTTTTAcgaaggaaggacccaaaaacttcaaagtctacgaggcgatgctcgttaaagcttcaGCAGGTATCCACCTAATTCAAGCGACATAAGGCGTTTAAGAGATTGGCACATAACAAAGAAGGTCTTTTCCTTTATTTAAAGAATTTATAGGAACTAACAAGGATTAGCACAACTCAGCCGACCACACACTAGAGTTAGCgttattggtgagttgaagcagtatgACAGATCAAAGTACGACTTCTTAACAACAATgtcgagagcagttgggagctaaAAGACTCGTTGTAGCtgaagtagaagattgaagactcagcaaagacgaGAAGAAGTAACGTCTACAAAAGGTTTCAactaggatgtcgaaggaataaatgAGAGAGAATGATACGAATAAAGTTATAAATAGTGTGTTTAATATGATGcttatatatattcatacattttgattttgtttatgctttgcatagCAAGTAGAGGGCTAGTTGTAGGCTTAATAATCTCATTTTGGTTAGCTTTAGTTATGTCACATTTATGAGGATTTCAGTCTGTAGTATATCATCTTATACCCTTTGTTGTATGATTATTCAggtgaagtctatgtttgtaatttacattgactATAAAGTATTTGCTAAAATACTTGTTTATTGATCCCGAGtgaaatattttctctaacctATTTTTCCTATTGTAGGTTGTAAGGAATTATAAGAAGTTTCGGGGAGACTAACCCTTTGTGAAAAAGACAAATATAAGTACTACACGGTAAAATTAACGAGTTTTTGACAATATAGTTGATAACTCAACACCACATGTCTAACATTTTGATATGACTAACATAGAATCCACGTGTCCATTTTGATATGACTAACATAGAGTCGTCTCCAAACATATAAACCATGTCACAACCATCGTATGTTCATTAGATTTGATATGACATGATTTTATTAGGATCAAAAGTAATTGTAATCCACATCAACACACATCTTTTAAGTATAATGATTCGGCTCTAAAAAACTTAATATTTAACTTAGGTGTCAAATGAAGCACTTAACGTCCCATTATATTTTTTGTAAGTTTTGTTGCATCCTC contains the following coding sequences:
- the LOC135639369 gene encoding cytochrome P450 81Q32-like, translating into MEAPFSFTLFLVLILLLHFLFSTKKKNNKRNLPPSPPSLPFIGHLHLCRKPLHRCLARLTALHGPVLLLRFGARPVLVVASPAAADECFTTHDITFANRPSLPSRKYLSYKNNDTLVFASYGPYWRNLRRIATVEVLSSHRLRSSSDARAHEVRSMARELLRACDAPADGLAKVELKSRLFKLAMNVLMRTIAGKRYSGEEGVVSEESKRFMVTVEEILALIGASNVGDFIPLLWWVDYGGVRRKLRRLHRVRDEFLQQLIDELRTRGSEESPTTEAKEEKTTMSDLLSLQKTDPENYSDQIIKSLIASLLSAGTDATANTIEWAMSLRLNHPNAMDKTRAEIDARVGNGRLLDESDLPSLPYLHCVVAETLRMYPAGPLLVPHESSDECVVGGFHVPRGTILLVNAYAMHRDPKTWDEPARFMPERFEGGKGEGKWMAPFGMGRRKCPGEGLAARMVGLVLGTLIQCFEWGRVGDNEVDMAEGSGLSLPKAVALEATCHPRPSLAHLLSEL